A stretch of DNA from Plodia interpunctella isolate USDA-ARS_2022_Savannah chromosome 11, ilPloInte3.2, whole genome shotgun sequence:
tattcttatatataatgtattggGACACGACTTTTGAGCGGGAAAACCGTCTGTCATTGTGTGTACCGTTAAGTGCCACATTCATGTTCAGTGCAAGGGTTCCACAAACTTGATGCGTCATTTTGTTGGGTCGTTAGGCGATTGGGATCGAGAGACAAGCCGCGATATCTATCACTCAAGTTTTGAATATTGGTCAATTCGTAGCGCATTCTTTTTCAGTGTAGTTTCAGTACATTTacgatgaaataaatttgttttttcttgtATCCGTCTTAATCTTATGTAGGTTTGTCGAAAAAAACATTGGATCGCTGCAATCAATGATTTagttacaagtttttatttaacttatatgTTTTACGTATTTCTTCGgttggaatcttgcaactcaattttgaagcagatatccaTCTGATTGAggtgaaatattgtatataagtttaatttagattacaaTTCATCATTATTACATGGTGTATCCAGGATCGACTCCCGATGAGGTAACTCCACAACGGTTTACTAGACcgacatgatatttttttacgtcttAAATGAAATAGGATCTCTAAAgactaataataaaagcttgtgcaAAAAATGGCATTTAAAaacgtatataaattatgaatccGTTCAGTTACAGTACATGGGCGGTTAGACCTCATTTCGAATATCAAGCTGTTCAAATCGCCAGCGACCCATTTTATTGGCGTTTCACTCCACTATTAGTCGTGTAAACAATTGTTAGATTTACGTATATTTCAacgtttaaaacaaaattcggTCTCGAATAGGTTCGTGAATGGAGAAGGTACTCATTTAGCAAGTCCCAgggtaaaactaattttaattttataaaaaaatttacagtGACTTACCTCGACGATGGTCTTAcaatgacgacctcgatggcgcagttgtaaagtgcttgtctctgaaccgagaggtcccgggttcgatccctggtcgggtcatgatggaatatgatctttttctgattggcccgggtcttggatgtttatctatgtatgtatttgttataaaatatattatcgttgagttagtatcccataacacaagtgtcgaacttacttggggctagctcaatctgtgtgatttgtccttatatgtttatttatttaccacgagaagaattataatatagttgtATATAGGAAATATACAGGAAAGTCGCATAAGATATTTCacttgattatattttatattaaaaacaagcTTTCAAgcttttgccagcggcttcgcccgcgtgtatttcccacgggagctgTTATTTTTACGGTACGAAAACACGAATTCTCTTAAAAATTCTCCAACTACATGAGCGCAAAATTTGTAGaaaattggttaagtagataaatcgtgaagaggtaacaaacaaacaaacttacttttgcattaataatattagttagtcgTACGTAAGCGACTGCCCTTTATAAGGTAACTTTTATCGTTTCTATGGAATAAACTTCAACAGTATTCCCTAATAGTTTCGACATTGGAGTTTTCAAGAAAAGAGTCTATCGCTTTCTTAAAAAGTCGGTAATGCACTGGTTACCCGTATTGGGTTGCCGGTGTCCGTGGGCTGCGGTGTttacttaccatcaggtgacCTGGATACTCGTTTGTccactatactataaaaaaacaaattcaaatcatttattcagaaattagaccttaacaggcactttttcaagtaaatttttatattaaagtagtttgtagcttgtgagaaatactatatttctcacaagctacatactactggcatttcggaacgaccactgctgagaagaaatggcgatagaaactcatttgaacagtgttggtccctatcatgccagaagggcactttattgtttcttacaatttcttttttctaataatatatcaaattacataatgtatatattaaaaagtatgtatatattaaaaagtatatgaaaacaggttatgattgtgatccgagtgctgataaGATATACTATATAGATGtgaaacaattaattacacaaaaatatatgcgGAACGAGTTGATCGGTTCCCtttggcagcacccgttcacgaactgacgcatgggtcagctATAGCTCAACTATAATAGAGGGAACTTCACGACCCATCCACAAAATATGAAGAAACAACTTACACTCACATCCACACGTTTGCATTAGCAATAAGTAAGACTCTGGTTAAGGTTAGTTctggtatactaactcaacgatattatagtttatattatatatatataaacattttacatcGGTTTCCGTACATATGTGCCTATAACAGAGGTGTTTAGAAGACATGTTATTATAGATAACGGCATAATAATGACAATGAAGGAACTATTGTAAGTTGGCGGAAGTATATTATCCTTGGaactgtaataataaaatattaagtttaagttAGGATTGTACTCACGTACGGCactaatttttataatccACCGATGGGCAAAAGGCTTACACTTGACGGGCAAAGGCTGTCTTTCGTGTGCTGGTTATAGGGATTCCACATtcaattgaacaaaaaatatttttatatcattactTAAACATTACGACATCACATCTTTCTACAGTAAAGAGGGCGATGAAAATCAAAACTCGAAgtccatatttaaatattttcgtgAAAAAGGAGTAAATTGCATGTTCATAGTACCAAGCATAGATAATGAAAGTATAAAATCAGTTTGCGCCAGTGAAAATACTCTGTTTTCCTAGTCTCGTAAATTAGTAAGTAGTTATATTTGCAGTTTTTCGAAAATGttctatattatttcaaaatatgatgATTGTGTTTCTCATCTCATCTCATGATTGCCTGTCTGTGACAGTATAACCTAGAATGGTACTTTTAATCACGAAATTCTCACAAGAGCGAAGCCCAATGTtacagctagtattatatctttctctctctaagcgttttcccggtttcttctcAGCCTTTGTGCGTTGGAGTCCGCTTtccttttttttcatctccacttcgcaaggtagtcggcatccctagttgtcagaccattggtgCGCATATCATCCTGCTAGCATGCTGATTTATGTAAATCTAGCTGCGCCCCTGGGCTTTGTCCCCGTGGGAATTCCGGGATAAAGAGTAACCTATAAACCTTCCAgcttatattctacccgtgtactaaatttcgtaacaattcgtctagtagattttatgtaaaagagtaacaaacatacacactaactttcgaatttattagAATAGCTAAGAATAATGGAATAGATCAGGGAAAAGTTGCGGTGACATGCTGTACTGACTCTAGATCGAGTGCAGTAGAGTGTAagctgatgatgataaatcGTGTCAAGCAACTACAGCTAAATGGGTCGGTAACCCATCCCAGGTGCCATTTAAActtgtatttaaaacaaaagaacgGTTACATTAATGAGTACCATACCTCACTGTTATAATCACTGTGTGTTTCGTTTATAAAGTGATATAAACCAATCAGTCTTCATTGTTCAGTATCAGTCACAGGTCACGGttgtaaaattagttttttttttttttatgcgtTGATTTTGTGCAAGTATTACTTCAGAATGAGAGGTGCCGTGTTattgtgtatgtttgtgttATGCAGTGTCCATTTTGAAACGGTGTCCGGCACATTAAACGAGTTCTTCCAGAATTTCGGGGACAAAATTtctgtatgtacttatttcgTTATTTCAATGTACTTTTATGTTGgttgtttgaaattaaaatatagtaattttgtaaaatcaaattagCTTTTTATGTGCGACACTATATATAATGATCTTACTaaacttgatttatttattgatgttaaataaaatttataaaactgaCTGTTAAAGAAGACTTATAAGTTAGTTTgtgtatgataaataaaagttatttacaggaacttatgtaatttaatgattaatttaaaattgatgaaaatcaaaaatacaagccataatatttattgacaacTAACTGCGTACCGGGACTCCACTCCCGGgagaatttcgagataaaaagtaggtGCTTTTGGAGTAGGTActccaagttatattttgcCCTTACTTATACcgaattttataacaattcgTTCTGTAGATTTTgctaacaaacacacatacatcatcATAAACTatcgtatataataaatattaatagaatatgGGATAATgacaattcttttttttttttgcaatagcACAGAAGTTTAGCGGCCAGTACGTACTTTAAGTGATGAATTGTATAAATACAATaggaattataatttaattatgagaAATTATAAACTAGTGGTCGCTTTTTGCAGCGTCAGCTGTAATATATGGCACTAAAATAtactgtaaaaaatgtttcaatatttttttaattgacgtagcttgatataaaatagaatttaatgctgttaaaatttttacacatTATTAGATCAACTTATgacttactagctgcgccccggggcttcgcttcgctcacgtgggattttcgggataaaaaccctaccctatgtgttatttcaggttattttttacccgtgtacaaaatttcataacaattggtccagtagatattgcGTAAAAcagaacaaacatacacatacatcctcacagaCTTTggcgtttttaatattagtaggacaggatttttaaaattactaagcttaataaaatttatattttacacacatttgttttattcattagTTGATTAGTTAGGTACTTAGTTCCTTGTTTGGTAACCATTGGTTAAGCAGGCAATCCTTAGTTCGCATTACTTAACTAAGTAATCTAACTTAATCAATAAACTAAGTAATGAAactcttttaaattattagcgATTCatctttcagcatttcttttcatattATCCTTTGGTAGATATTAACTGTaccaagtaaataatttaatattaacttccTTAAAAAAAcgttagaaaaaataatggtaaACCCTTCTAGCATGATAGGCACCAACACTGATCAAAtgtgtttctttcggcatttcttctcagtagtggtcgttccgaaatgccagtagtttgtagcttaagagaaatataataaaataactatttaatataaaaattgacgtgaactTGAAAGACTTGCCTTGTcttgtctaatttctgaataaatgatttcaattTGATTCTTACGCTTGTAATGTTTGACATCAGGTTGCGATGCAAGCCGCCTATAATAAAACCTCATACGAAAGTAAAAAATGTTCTTAAACAACAGACATAAAATCATTACATTGATGTTCTTATATCCGTGTCTACAactttctgattggcccgggtgttggatgtttatctatatatgtatttgttataaatatagtatcattgagttagtatcccataaaacaagtctcgaacttactttgaggctagctcaatctgtgtgatttgtcctaatatatttaatatatatttatatttttactgctGGAGAGGTTCTATAGCGTTgacttttaaattatgactAATTATGTAATGGTTACTACACATTAATTAAGTTGCAGTTTTTTAATGTGCTTATTTCGAATGTCCAATTAGTTGTTATGTGTTTATAATCGaatgcaatttattttgttttatgaataaaaatattataattgtcttcttcatagtcgtattccacatggctgagggtcgtggtcattacgtggaattaaacacacaactttcttggcattattaatggagtggtttgccattgccttctccatttcacacacaagttaataagaatcaaccagtgtgcaggtttcctcacgatgttttccttcaccggaagcaagtggtggacgatgaaaacatGAGTCAGTttgaacctgagacctttcgattcacaggcagtcttaaccattacaccatcaccgcttcCGCACCGCACTGTAATTTTAGAGCGACACAAATGctttatttcataacattgttaattttagttaattcATATGTCCTTGACAGAGAGCTTCGGAAATGTATATTAGGCAAATCGCTGGCCtagttgaaaattaaatgtcatttaaagataaagagagagagaaaaaatcATAGACGAAGAGAGAAATTCGTAGAAAAGTTGAATTCATAGATGAAGAgatttaaatttgacaaataCCATTCATTCAaaagttttgtatatttgtttgacatctgaatgtaatgttataattaattaattagaggACTAGATTCTTAATTCGCTTTTAATTCGACAAACGTTAATAGTAATGTATATCGGTCCGATTTTTTGTCGGATGACCAAATGTCCTTCTTTATACATTGCAGGATGCTTGGCATTACACTTGGAATAATATTGTGGATAATATAAAGAAGCCAGTGAAAATTAAACGCCTCGGAAGACTTGGGAGTAAGTAGCGTTTTATTAAGACCGTACTTGCTCTTTTATTAATTCGCGAAAACTGAGCCACACTTGGAGAAATAAATTCAGATTACAGTAAATCACCTCAATTCAATCAAACTTtgattttgatgtgaaaaatacacttttacatatataatacaagtaataaataaggttaaagttattaaatgtctaataaattttatcgttCAAACtgaaatagatattttgttacagAATTAAAGACGACAGAACCACCAACAACAATAATATCTTCTTCTGGATTCGACGGCAAATACGAAAGAAAATTTGGTGTGGACACAAAATCAGGTGACCGCGActatcttataaataaaaaatatgaacaagTGACTGAGAAAAAAGACGATCTTCTAGAGAAAGAAATGATGGGTATGCAAACTTTAGAGACGGAAACACGTAACGCAAGGTTGACGAAGCTGATGATCCCACACTTGAAGCCACCAAAATGGACGAACATTGAAGACTGGAGGAAGCTACACAAACCCATATAtggcaatatttataatgatcaCGTTGAAGGTATgtccattttattaatttttattatcgaCACCTTTTGGAGAATACTCTTACTCtttatttaaagttgtttCCACATTTTATGTATTCGTTTGAAGTCTACTAGAATTATTTCAACAGTCACGAATAATCAGCAATTGACGCTAAAGTGTTGGTGATCGGCGGTGTCGTCTAGGTTGCGTGACTGCAAGTTGAAATAATGTAACATTTAGTTCACCAAGTgcataaaacttaataaaccTCTTGAAGACCAGTTTACCACACATAGCAAGCAGAACTGATGACcttgaagaagaagaagtgttCTCGAACGGTGACCACATGGCGAAACCTGCAAACGCAAGGCGCTGGACAACCACTAACCAGGTCGAACGACTTGAGAATCCCCCTTGGTGGCGTAAGAGAGAAGATCATGGATACACTGAAGTGATGATTTGAAGAACTAAAAAAACGTAGATAGATGCTTTAGACAAAGAGGATTGAATGGAAATGAGGAAGCCTATGTCGAGCAGTGGTACCATTGAAActgtttttgaagtgaaaactttagCGGCGTTATGCACTTCTTATGATTGTGATGAGTAAAAAATGTGAAACTCGCGTCAAGACGTCAGAcctcgaaaattcgtaagacgtcaaaaatgcacaacgttaatattcaagttttcacttctgtcGGCACTCTCGGAGAGCATCCCGAgcagttttgattttttaatcgATTTCTCAGGAGCTATCAATTACAATTAATGTAATTGATAGCTTTTACGGCCCACGTGATAccacgttaaatttaatttcaacatttCTTGTGAGTTTTCCCATGACCTTGTATTCTCTAATGAAACGTCCCAGGTGAACGAAACAATATATTCGGAAAGACGGCGCGACGTGACGAGATCATACATTTATTGTCTTATTGTCAATaccatacatttataaaaacatcgtgacactattatgacaaatatttaaaattcagtaACACGTACTTCAGGAGTAgcttataatatgtttttgtatccATAGGTGTTTCAAAACACATATTAtatccaaataatataaacgtatgcttaataaaatacatatttaggaCATTCTAACTAGTGATGTGTCTTTTCTAAATTTCCATTGACGGAAAACGATACCCCTTTCTGTTCTCGGAAGCGTTTCCTCAAACTTAGTACTGAGgccgaagtgcgggtttgcatttcacctctcactatcgaatcgattcgaagtgagacgcagcgaaccaatcacatcgAGGTGTAGTTGTTGTTCCGTCACAATGGTGGTGACGCAACGACGATGATTTTCTGTTCTCGGAAGCGTTTCCTGAACCTTTTTGGTAAGGGAATGGGGAAGTTTCTTATTCCCATTCCCGGGAGCGTTCAGCCTAATGAATATTCGCGGTAAAGTGGGCACATTCCTGGAAACGCAAAATGTATACCCGCGAAAACGCCTACGTCGATACCTAAATTTTCAGTTATGAGGGAACAGATAGACCAATATACGGTACGTACGggtcaataatattattattcccGTTATGAAAAGCCCGGAATTGATGTTGTTAATAAACATCGGATATCAATTGTAATTGTGTTATACAATGGTTCGATGGTCAAGTGATGAAGAACTGTGTCATGAtaatgtttacaaaacaaCCTTTTTCAATCGTTTGTTAAACaagtacatacaaacattgtttatttttaaaaaatccaagtaaactaaaatagtaattattatacgAATAAAATTGTGGAGATTTGCTTGTATAATGATTTAAATGACAGTTGACTACCGCTCCGGATGGTACTTGGTTCAAAGGCTATCAATTGCTATCCAACGAGGAAACGCAGCTAGCGTTATGGGTATTTTTGAACCGGGTACAATTCGGGGTGgcattttttattgacattgcaattattcatgttttattttgctttattatttgtatttttaataataagtttcaATATAAagaattaagtataatatagatGAAATCTAACATATCGTGTGGAcaaatatataggtagttaagagtaacattatttttgtatattgtatataataactttatgtTTTTCCAATGCGTTATATTAAACGCACATGTGAGTATCGTTACCTATTTTTCGGGCATATTAGAACACGTTATTCAGAAAGTTGTAATTCCATCACTTTCCTTCACTTTCAATGGCTTCACCATGAGACCAGGATGACAGCTACACTagcatatttttctaatagcaaccaaaatttcaatattggaTAGTCGAATGGTTatacaacatattatttaaatgtgtcaaaaacaaaagtttatgtgttttattaataatattgttgagGTATATAACAAAGGTATATAAACTAATCTGACTTATATACTAATCTGTCTGATATTTGACCACCacttaattgaaaatgaaaacatcGTACCATCTATATTCttgtttatgattttacagatAATGTGCTTAGAAAATTGttccatatttttgtttcattcagTATTTCCACTTAAGCTGTTCCACCAAGCTGTAGCCAGTTGTTAGGAACAACTACACTTTTGTAAAATCTATAAATCGCAGATTTAACAGTGGTTAACAACCAGTCccaaattttcattattggAGAACGTTCCCGATTCCCATTTTCAGGGGCGTTACCTAAAAGCTGGTATAGTTTCGTTCCCGATAACGGGAATAGGAAACTTTCCTTTTCCCGGTTACTCTCAGTAAAACTTCGGCacataactatttataatGGCGTATgttaaagagaaaaataattttgtagaaagaaaCTATAATTCTGCTTCCACTCACCCGGTGAAACATGAGACAGTAATATAGTCTTTTTATACTACATCGTGAGAAACTGTCTACACGTGTCTCTGCAAACTTGTGATATGCCATTCCCAAATTCTTATCACATGGTTATCATCCCCATTCCCATTACCGGGAAAATTTTCCGGAAACATTTCCGGAAAAGTGAACACGTTCCTAGGAACTTGCACGTCACTACCAACAATGTTGCTACGGCCTTATATcctatagtaaatatttttgtaccaCACGAGGCCACGCGTACTTTaaacgtattttaaaatatttttgtttgttttcattaacAATACTTTACCATTGGTTATAACTTCAGTAGCGCAAACGACAATGACCTTTACATCTCACATGTATAACCAAAAGATTAtagttgtattaaaattagtgCTAAAATATGTGTTAAATCGCAGGTATCGCTAAAGAGGAAGTTGATCAATCAATCAACCATCGCTCATATAAAGGCTCAAAGGATAGCACATCCGCCGCTTTGGACGACGAAAACGAAAATTTTGGAGTTCTgctttttgtttaaatactttgtctatttttattcCCTTAATAAACACACTACTATAGCACTCTGTTCATGATATTAGCtcctatattttaacaaagatgTCAATGTGcaatataacatattaaaaataaagtactcaaaataaacgatttatataaattaactttgtAAATCCATTGGTAAGAAAacgttataatatattcatagcactggaatataacctgaataATGTAAGAAATTAAACATAGCCTATGATTTGCGCGTGtgacaaaatttaaactgaaaaaaaatcatgaagctataattttattgacattaatCGCTGATTGATGGATACAGTTgaaaaaagtgtaaataatatttgttaatttgaatataacaaTCATAAACACATAGGCATACAAAACACAGTACTGTATAGatggcaaaaaaaaaggtGAGTATTTTAAGACTACAACAGCCTTTTTTGATGATAACATAAATGTACGTGCATTAGCGCTGAAAAGTGCGAAAGTcacataatgtatttttcgaaacttttaatttcaaataaaatacataatttcagATTCCGATTTCTCTaaactcattattattttcttaattaaaagCATGGGCGACATGTTTAACAAAAACCCATTGAAAATACATACACTCTCTCAggtttgaaattttaatattcaaattcgtGGTAGCTTGTACACATTCTGTTGGCTTAAAAGCAATGTAAAATTCATTATCagacaataatgtttttatacaacATCCCTAAATTCAATCTTATCGGTATAACATTACGGTGCAAATTCGATTTCGAATGTTTGTCGTGTGAGCATTGAACATTGttccattaaaattaattttgtgtaaatataaacaaataaatatcaactttgtttttatacaaataaaactcaaaattgTTGAGCAAATGTCATATtcgaaaaatacataaaatacatattttaatgtaagttACAGTAAAAGTGTATGgtttgaaaaatacattacgtacaatattcataattttgcaTTTCATTTTCAACGCTAGAAGTGTATATAGCACCTTTTAACTGGAATTCCCAAAATACCTCACACATCTATATCTGTGAAGGcgacatatataaataaataaccagtGTTGAAATCATAACACTGAGTTTTTGTGCAGTTGTGTAAATGGCTCAGTTCGGcgagttatattttattcacgaTAGACTTTGGGTTATAAATTGATTGTTTTATACGATCAAGcacataaaaacattgtttaatatttatatttctaactGGCACTCTAAttgcacataaaaaaaaagatatgaacaaatttctgaaaaaaataataatagaaataacactaaaatagaaatgaaTGGAAATCTGATAGTTTGAGGATtgaatttttttcagaaataatcacatttttacataatccTGTTTGAAAATGGAACGAAAGAGGGACATACATATTAACTGACTGAATGTTGTGAAGTACGTTTtgcattaatttttacttaatcttaaataatacaaaaaatacttcaatCAAAAggttatatgaaaataataaaaacaaaaacacttaATTTTTGCACAGTATGGCTTATTTGTAAAAGGTTCAAGGATGGAACTCGACCGATGCTGCGCTATGCTATGCTAACCGTTGCTATATGCAATAAAACTTCTCTTTtcgaaaattacaaaaatttatattagtttatacgaattcatattattaattcacCAACCAAGTATAATAACACTgatcaaaattacaaatagttTAGGTCGCGCAGTTTCCTTGCCCAGCTGGGTTTTGAACAACcaataaatgacaaaattctAAAGGTTGCTTGAAACTCCGCTCTGCACAGCACAGCTTCAGTTGTTAAGTCCGGTCCTGAAATTTTCAAACCTTATTCGAAATTGgtgtcaagaaaatattagaCAACCTCTGAGACACGAGAACCGTTTGGATATTTTTGACGCACggagttttctttttataacagATATCGTGACAATAATGTTTTCCAAACAGtcaaatgatattattattgtcaaatacatttatttatatttcaggtAACGACTTAGATCTGCCAATGAACATTGAACTAAATTTACCAAGAACGACTTCACTGAAAAGtaagacagtttttttttttgtacagtcaacagcacatcaacctgtgaattcattgcaaactcgccgctattaacGCGTCTTGTTGACGTCAAACGTCAAACAGAACTATTaagttcatgcagggtaacttgcagtgctgttgactgtactactAAGTTATACGTCTatacatttgtaaatttatattttgtgccCGTGAGAAGtggagaaaaaaaagtaggaaagcggatcctgggctccaacgcttaACAGCTTGCTGTCTGTTG
This window harbors:
- the LOC128673791 gene encoding uncharacterized protein LOC128673791 isoform X4, with protein sequence MRGAVLLCMFVLCSVHFETVSGTLNEFFQNFGDKISDAWHYTWNNIVDNIKKPVKIKRLGRLGKLKTTEPPTTIISSSGFDGKYERKFGVDTKSGDRDYLINKKYEQVTEKKDDLLEKEMMGMQTLETETRNARLTKLMIPHLKPPKWTNIEDWRKLHKPIYGNIYNDHVEGNDLDLPMNIELNLPRTTSLKNSELDADKVPVLNYRTTHEKSNENYNEKVSRDTTVQPIVVTVTTKLTAKKEMVPRDTTEQPIVKVVTSLTTKKEKHKAKRAEDLEEPTGRTFVRIEPRNSDENDEYEQTNARCEFLKLSLPSTTTERYLKYRFNWNNFKIKFVYSWFVNDI
- the LOC128673791 gene encoding uncharacterized protein LOC128673791 isoform X3, with protein sequence MRGAVLLCMFVLCSVHFETVSGTLNEFFQNFGDKISDAWHYTWNNIVDNIKKPVKIKRLGRLGKLKTTEPPTTIISSSGFDGKYERKFGVDTKSGDRDYLINKKYEQVTEKKDDLLEKEMMGMQTLETETRNARLTKLMIPHLKPPKWTNIEDWRKLHKPIYGNIYNDHVEGNDLDLPMNIELNLPRTTSLKNSELDADKVPVLNYRTTHEKSNENYNVVELALQRIQRSNLSTSNVTSPRTFIQIKPLNSDYLDEQVVEMGHQRIQRSNLSSVNATSPRIFVQIKPFPSEYFDEQGATLGPSRNESIALSKSRQRTGDPYRAAGTGYQAINIFVAHYLFKNKTQERHQHKKLDN